The genomic DNA CGTTGTCGGATAAACGAACTACCGGTCGGTATACAACAGGAAGGAGTTTGCGCAATGTTTTTGAAGACTGCGGGGTTGTGCGCCGTTGCGGCGCTAATCTTTGTGGCGTATCTCGCCCGCTATGTGCTGGGCAAGCCGCAGGGAACGGAGAAAATGGCGTTTCTGTCGCGCCAGGTGCAGTTGGGCGCCGTGGCCTTCCTCAAGAAGGAATACCAGTGGGTGTTCAGCTTCGTCGCCGTCATTTTCCTCCTGTTGGTGGCCATCGGCGTGGTGAAGCCCGAGTTCGGGCTGAGCTGGAAGACCGGCGTGGCCTTCGTGGTCGGCGCCATCGCCAGTTGCTGCGCCGGCGTCCTCGGCATGTACATCGCCACGCGCTCGAACGCGCGCACCGCGGCCGCGGCCGAGAGCGGCGGCGTGAAGAAGGCGCTTGACATCGCCATCTCCGGCGGCGCCGTGATGGGCCTGGGCGTGGTCGGCATCGCGATGCTGGGCCTGGTCTTTGTTTACAAGATGTTCAACGGCGACCCGGCCATTGTGAACGGCTACGCCATGGGCGCCTCGCTGGTGGCCCTTTTCGCCCGCTCCGGCGGCGGCATCTTCACCAAGGGCGCCGACATGGGCGCGGACCTGGTGGGCAAGGTTGAGGCGGGCATCCCCGAGGACGACCCGCGCAACCCGGCGGTGATCGCCGACAACGTGGGCGACAATGTGGGCGATGTGGCCGGCCTTGGCGCCGACCTCCTCGAGTCCTACGTCGAGTCCATCATCGCGGCCCTGGCCGTGGCGGCGGTCGTCGCCACCCAGATGGGCGCCGGTTTCCCCGAGTATCTCAAGGCGTTCCCCTTCTTCGCGGCGGCCATCGGCATTCTGGCCTCCATCGTCGGCGTGCTCTACGTCAAGAAGTTCGCCCAGAACAACCCCCAGAGCGCGCTCATGATGGGCACCTACGTCAGCGCAATCTTGGCCGCCGTCGGCGTGTACATCTATGCCGCCGCGCGCGGCACGGGCTTCACCCTTGACGGGGTCGCCTACAGCGCCTTCGGCCCGGCCCACGCCTGCGTCATCGGCGTGCTTTCCGGCGGCGTCGTCGGCTTCATCAGCGAGTACTTCACCTCCGGCAAGTACAAGCCCGTCCAGCGGCTTGCCGAGCGCTGCCAGACCGGTCCGGCCATCGCCGTGACCGACGGCACGGCGGTCGGCATGGCCTCCACCGGCGTGCCCGTCCTCGTCCTGGCCATCGCCGTCGTCATGGCCTACAACGTCGCCGGCGTGTACGGTGTCGCCATCGCCGCCCTGGGCATGCTGGCCACCACCGGCATGGTCGTGGCCGTGGACGCCTACGGCCCCATCGCCGACAACGCGGGCGGCATCGCCGAAATGGCGCACATGGATCCGAAGGTCCGCGTCATCACCGACAACCTGGACGCGGTGGGCAACACCACGGCCGCCATCGGCAAGGGCTTCGCCATCGGCTCGGCGGCCTTCGCGGCCATCGGCCTGCTGAGCGCCTTCATCCTCAGCGCGAAGCTCACAAGCGTCAGCATCGCGGACCCGCAGATTCTGGCGGGCGTGCTCATCGGCGCCATGCTCCCGTTCTACTTCTCCTCGAAGCTGTTCAAGGCGGTCGGCAACTGCGCCGACACGATGATCCAGGAAGTGCGCCGGCAGTTCCGTGAGATTCCCGGACTGAAGGAAGGCAAAGAGGGCGTGATCCCCGACAGCACCCGCTGCGTCAGCATCGCCACCCAGGGCGCCATCAACGGCATGCTCTTCCCCGGCGGGCTCGCCATTGTGGCCCCGGTCCTCATCGGCTTCTCGCCCCTCGGCGCGGAGGGCCTCGCGGGCATGCTCGTCGGCTCCATCGCCACGGGCGTGATGCTGGGCATCCAGACCGCCAATTCCGGCGGCGCCATGGACAACGCCAAGAAGTACATTGAAGAGGGCCACTTCGGCGGGAAGGGCTCCGACGCCCACAAGGCCGCCGTGGTCGGCGACACCGTCGGCGACCCGCTCAAGGACACCGTCGGCCCCTCCATCAACATCCTCATCAAGCTCATGTGCGTGATTGCCCTCGTGCTCGCCCCGATTTTCGCGGCACGCGGCATGTAATCAGCCCCTGAAATTACGGACAGTTCGAGCCCCCGCCGCGACATGCGGCGGGGGCTTTCTGTGTCTGGGGGGCCAGGGAACCGACGTGTCGGCAGCCGGCTGCGCAAGGGACGCAAGGGACGCATATCCTACGCGATCCACACCCCATAGGTCTCATCTGTCCCATTGGTCCTTTCTGTCCTTTCTGTCCTTTCTGTCCTATCCCGCACCGGCGCCCGGCCACCGCATTGCGCTGTGGGTCCGGTCTTTATAGAATAGTGTTTGCAAATGCCCCCCCTTCGGACAAAGGCGGGCATTTTTAGTTGGTCTACCTACGGGAGCGCAGGGCAATGAACATTCATCTGGTTACGGGCATGGTTATGGCGCTGGCGGCGGGCGCGGCGGCGGCGGATGTGCCCCGTGCGGAGCATCCGCGTCCAGACATGATGCGGGCGCAGTGGATGACGCTGAACGGGGAATGGGAGTTCGCGGAGACGGACGACGACAACGCGGTGTTCCTGGAGGACGCGGCGTATCCGGACAAAATCATCGTGCCCTTTTGCCGGGAGAGCAAACTCTCCGGACTGGGACGCACGGGTTTCGTCCGCAATGTGTGGTACCGCCGCGCCTTCGAGATGCCGGGCGGCGACTGGACGGGCAAACGGATTCGCCTGCATGTCGGCGCCTGCGACTGGCGCACAAAGGTCTGGGTCAACGGCACGCCCGCGGGCTCGAACACCGGCGGCAGCGCGCCCTTCGCCTTCGACATCACCCCCCTGCTGCGTCCGGGCGCGAACACGGTCATCATCCACGCCTTTGACGACGTGCGCTCGGGTCTCCAGGCCGGCGGCAAGCAGTCGGAGAAGCCCGAGAGCTACGGCTGCATGTACACGCGCACCACGGGCATCTGGCAGTCTGTCTGGCTGGAGGCGGTGGGCACCGCCTTCATCGAGAAAATTCGAATCACCCCGGACGTGCCCAACAAGCGTGTTCTGATCTGGGCGCAGGTGGACGGCGCCGGGCGCGGCATGTGGCTCTCGGCCAAGGCCACCCTCGGGGATGAGGACATGGGCCACGCCATGGGCTTTATGCCGGGCGGCCAGGCAAGCCTGGTGATGGACCTGAAGGAGGCGCGCCTGTGGGCGCCGGAGTCGCCCACCCTGTACAACCTGCACCTGGCCGTCACTCGGAAACAGGAGAGCGTAGACAGTCTGGAGACGTATTTTGGCCTGCGCTCGGTCACCGTCCAGAACCGGGCCATCCTCCTCAACGACCGGCCCGTGTTCCAGCGCACCGTGCTGGACCAGGGCTTCTATCCCGACGGGATTTGGACCGCGCCGACGGACGAGGCACTGCGCGGCGACATTGAACTCAGCATGGCGGCGGGCTTCAACGGCGCGCGCCTGCACCAGAAGGTGTTCGAGCCGCGCTTCCTCTACTGGGCCGACAAGCTCGGCTACCTGGTCTGGGGCGAGTTCCCGAACTGGGGCCTGCACTACAACAAGCCCGCGGTGAACCTGCCGGTGGTCAACGAGTGGCGCGCGCTGCTTGAGCGCGACTACAACCACCCGTCCATCATCGGCTGGTGCCCGTTCAACGAGACCCCGCCCGACGCGGAGGCGCTCCAGAACGTGATCGTGAACCTGACGCGGGCCTATGACCCGACCCGGCCCGTCATCGAGTCCAGCGGCTACCACCACGGGCATCCGGACCCGATGCTGCTGGACGCGCACGACTATGACCAGAACCCGGAGACGTTCAAGGCGCGCTGGGACAGCCAGTGCGGACCCGACGCGCTTCCCGCGCGCTACAGCGGCGGCGCGTCCCGGCCCGTCCCCTTCTTCGTCAGCGAATACGGCGGCATCGGCTGGGACGTGGGCCAGGGCGCCTGGGGCTACGGCAACAACCCCAAGACCCTGGAGGAGTTTTACACCCGTTACGAGGGGTTGACCAACGCCCTCCTCGACAACCGTTACATGTTCGGATTCTGCTACACCCAGTTGACCAACGTGGAGCAGGAGCAGAACGGCATTTACACCTACGACCGGAAGCCGAAGTTCGACACGGCGCGCATCCGCGCCATCAACATGCGCCGCGCGGCCTATGAGGACGACCCGCCCCTGGAGCCGGAGGGCCCCGCAGCGGCGTGGCGCGTGCTGGTGGGGGCGCACCCCGACGGCGAGTCGGCGAAACCGTGGCGGTTCAACACAGAGACCCCAAAAGACGGCTGGGAGCAGCCCGGCTTTGATGACGGGGAGTGGAAGGAGGGCCTTGGGGGCTTTGGCGAAA from Candidatus Hydrogenedentota bacterium includes the following:
- a CDS encoding sodium-translocating pyrophosphatase; amino-acid sequence: MFLKTAGLCAVAALIFVAYLARYVLGKPQGTEKMAFLSRQVQLGAVAFLKKEYQWVFSFVAVIFLLLVAIGVVKPEFGLSWKTGVAFVVGAIASCCAGVLGMYIATRSNARTAAAAESGGVKKALDIAISGGAVMGLGVVGIAMLGLVFVYKMFNGDPAIVNGYAMGASLVALFARSGGGIFTKGADMGADLVGKVEAGIPEDDPRNPAVIADNVGDNVGDVAGLGADLLESYVESIIAALAVAAVVATQMGAGFPEYLKAFPFFAAAIGILASIVGVLYVKKFAQNNPQSALMMGTYVSAILAAVGVYIYAAARGTGFTLDGVAYSAFGPAHACVIGVLSGGVVGFISEYFTSGKYKPVQRLAERCQTGPAIAVTDGTAVGMASTGVPVLVLAIAVVMAYNVAGVYGVAIAALGMLATTGMVVAVDAYGPIADNAGGIAEMAHMDPKVRVITDNLDAVGNTTAAIGKGFAIGSAAFAAIGLLSAFILSAKLTSVSIADPQILAGVLIGAMLPFYFSSKLFKAVGNCADTMIQEVRRQFREIPGLKEGKEGVIPDSTRCVSIATQGAINGMLFPGGLAIVAPVLIGFSPLGAEGLAGMLVGSIATGVMLGIQTANSGGAMDNAKKYIEEGHFGGKGSDAHKAAVVGDTVGDPLKDTVGPSINILIKLMCVIALVLAPIFAARGM